One Cucurbita pepo subsp. pepo cultivar mu-cu-16 unplaced genomic scaffold, ASM280686v2 Cp4.1_scaffold000235, whole genome shotgun sequence genomic window, atattctccttccattttgtcctgttctttgtgtttccttccattttctctgtcctgttctttgtgttcgtTTAGATCAAGTGTGTGCGATTCTAACACAATTCACATCCACTCCCCCTTTGGGACTcggcgtccttgttggcacactaccTCGTATcaactccccttcggggctcagcctcctcgctggcacattgcttggtgtatgactctaataccatttgtaacggcccaagtctaccgctagcagatattgtacttttTGTGCTTTAACTTTCGGTCTtccgctcaaggtttttaaaatgcgtctgtttcGGAGAGGTTTAcaaacccttataaaaaaataattcgttctcctcccaacctaaataggatctcacatattaCCCTATAAGCTCatattgattgattttgtaaCTTCTAttgctttgaaattttttagaatttgaattttaagagATCTTGTTCGCTTAATAGAATTGAAGGTCgagaaaatcaaataactaTTAGCAAAAAAAAGCAtggaaaaaaacacaaaaaataaaaaaaaaaaaataaaaaaaaaaaattaggtttctATCTTTtgtctttctattttctttttaatttttttaaagtttattattattactttaatattaacaatgtattattattccttggaaaataataatgtatgagaagaaattaaaaaaaaaaaaaatcaaaatttggaaagtttattaatttttattgttattttagtattaaaagtgtatttttcttttaattttggtaaCTTTATGATTCttcattattgttattattattattttagtattaaaaatctattattttagtattaaaaattatctaattttggaaaatttgtttttttatttaattattattttgtttgcaaaaaaaagactaaaaaagaaaatgacaccgCGTCCATTCTTGCATTCACCTCTTCCTTATCTAACAATGAAGAGatcatcaaataaaatttcaatggcGACTCTAAAAGATCTCTCCACGATATTGTTGATCGAAATTCTATCGAGACTTCCGTCAGAGTCATTATTCTAATCAAAGTCGGTGTGCAAATTTTGGTACTCTCTAATCAACGATCCTACAAATTTTTCGTTTCAAGATAAATGTATTCTTATGGAGCGAAAGGTGATGGTCAATTCTGAAAACTTTACGTATATACCCTCCATCCTCAAGTTTTCCCTCACTCCTGGTCGATCTATGTCCATTCGCGATCTCCATAGTCCATTAAGAGATTGTGCgtgttttaatatttgtgGGCATTCACATGGCTTGTTTTGTCTTTCCAACGATAGGGttattttcctctttaatATGACGACCGAAAAGTTTCGTAAGCTCCCGTTATCGATTCTTCATTTTGGAGATGTCTATGACATTGATTATTCAACCACAAATGCGGTTGGATTCGGATACGATTCCAAGTCTAGAGATTTCAAAGTGGTTAGGGTTGTAGAATTTGGGAACAAATACGGAGAAACTGATTTCACATATAGAGTGGAAATTTACGATTTGAGGAAAGAAAGATGGAGGGAAATTGAATCTCCTATTTGTGGGATTGTATCGGGGTCATTTCCTTCTGAGATGCGTCATGAAGGAACATATTATTGGTGGGCATTCAAAAAAGGAGGAACTAATATTATACACACGTTCGACATGAGCGAAGAAGTTTTTGGCGAAATTTCAATACCGGACAATGTAGCCGAGGAGGATGAGAAGTATATAAGTACGGGGATTTTGAATGGATCAATTGTTATATTTCACTATCCAGTAACAGGGAATGGAAAAACCTTTGACATTTGGAAGATGGAGAAAGATGTCGTTTCATGGTCAAAACTATTGACAATTGGTCCTACTTTTGGAGTCCAGAAGCCATGGTTGTTTGTGAATTCGGATGAACTTTTAATGGATGCCAACAAAGGACAAGTGATTTATTACAATATTAAAACTCATATGACCAATGTTCTTCCGATAAAAGGGCTTCCATCCGTGTATGGTACTTGTTATTTTGACTTCGATTTGCAAGATGAAAGAGAATCACATATGAATTTTCAAGTTTAGATAAGTTTAAATCTACAAATTCATGTCTTAGGTTCGCGAACCAACCCAATGAGTAGCAAGGGTCgttgttcttttgtttgtttgcttATCTTGTTTGTTTCAATCTATCAGATccatatcaaaattttgtataGAAACACATAATACCATGATGTTATTttaagtattcttcgaaatttATGTTATAACTAACGTcgttttaagagttatattccACATATGAGCTTAggatgagacgttagtagtgactctaagtaaataaaaatttaggatcGTTGAAACACTCCTAACTAGAATTACTTTATATAGTTGCAAGAATTGACCTTGCAACGATCGGGGGCAATGAGTGATCGTGCATGTTAATGGACAACCCTAGTAGAACTAGTACACATTAAAGTActcatttttaacaaaataaatagaaaaatttcaGTCTTCTAAATTAACATATCAGACTGGTGTTTAGACACAAACTTCATCAAATATACCATCTATCACTAATGACCTACCACTAGTTATGTATATATGTggttaatatttatatataatatatatgtatatatatataatattcttcTGCCTTGGGGACTGACTTGACCATATTTCCTACCAATCTATCTGATAATCGATTATTGAACACAACTTTTTGTGGAAACACTCGTACACTCTACCAATCGAGAAGACATTATAAGACACGATgtataataatattgaaaaccTAGGGTGGATGGGTCTTCATAGTAGAGGCAAgacaatttattcctaaaatttctcaaatttttccTTAACATATCGTGCTATCTTTATTTCTAgaatacctaaatcattttcctaaaataaatatataatcggctcgaaaataaatatataatgggCTCATACACGAAAGattcatattattattgggcttgactttattgggctagtgatgatattgtAACCTAATATACACATTAGAAATGTCCATTTAACACGGATGCattttgattatatatatatatggagaaTTTCGTGGGATGGGAAATGATTCCCTATCCTCAACTGCCTCATGGATATCACACGTACGTATGTATGAATATTAACCAATAAAGCGTTTTATAATACCCTTTGAAAAAGGCATATATTAACGAAAATCAAACACATTTTTCCAACAACAACATTAGTCGTGGGGAAAACAAGCATCTTCTCCCAACGCCAGCTTGTTCTAAACAGGGTTTTACCATTACTACTGCCAATGATCGATTTTATGTCGGGAACATACTTCTCGATAATGCATTTTGGTATGCGAAAAAAAcgtcaaaaaagaaaacacgttagggaagaaaagaaagaagggcaCACCACACATAAGTTGCTTGAAGAATTTTAAGTATGACATATTGGGCACACCACACATAACATGCTTGACTCATCTTTTAAGTAAAGTTTGAACtgattgaataaattttttctataaatattgCCATTTCATCTTCcaaatttcaatcttttatatacatcattttcattattcttcCTATCTTTTAACTCTTTCTATCCTTGGCTAATATTCATCTATTCGTGTTCTCCTTCCTTCTACTTTGATCTTGTTTGTAAATGCTCAATTTCAATGCTTTCGAGTGGTTCAACTTAGGCCACCTCCAACGAAATTCACTGTTCATGGTATTTGGCTAACGAACTATCGATGTCAAACTTGTTtgacaagaaacaaaattttctctaaatAACAAGGTAACgagagttttttttctctaaataaCAAGGTAacgagagtttttttttttttttttttttcctccattcAAAAGCATGTAACTCTCGCATGGCTCAAGGCGGCGCGCGCAACTTGGGCTTTTGAGTAATTCACCGGTTTTAACTCTGATTTTGACACGGTATTTTTCACCAATGTAGGACTTATTGGGGGAGTTCGGTAACTTTTGAAACCCTCTAGAGACATAAATCGGAACAAAAAGTGACACACTTTTCAGGTAAGTGGCACATCCGAACCTTGGATGTAACTAAGCTCTTAATATGCAAGAAAGTATGATATAAGAACATATCCTAGGAATTTGAGCATAGAATGAGTTGAGATGACACATGTTGAATGTGATTATGTATGTCTACTAAAACGCGTATGCATTGTCTTATGAGCTAAAATTCATAACTAGGTCGATATGCTATGTCTCTATttcatatgtttatgatatatgCGGTTATACGAAGACAGTTAGGGGTTCGTCAACTAACTTCTAATTGTGAACTTGACTCGATTGTCAGAGGTCCGAATAACTATAGAACTCGCTTATGATAGTTTACGATTTATGATTGTATCATGTGGGGACTATTGCGAAGTTTCCCTGTTAGCTTCCTGTA contains:
- the LOC111784563 gene encoding F-box protein CPR1-like; the encoded protein is MTTEKFRKLPLSILHFGDVYDIDYSTTNAVGFGYDSKSRDFKVVRVVEFGNKYGETDFTYRVEIYDLRKERWREIESPICGIVSGSFPSEMRHEGTYYWWAFKKGGTNIIHTFDMSEEVFGEISIPDNVAEEDEKYISTGILNGSIVIFHYPVTGNGKTFDIWKMEKDVVSWSKLLTIGPTFGVQKPWLFVNSDELLMDANKGQVIYYNIKTHMTNVLPIKGLPSVYGTCYFDFDLQDERESHMNFQV